In one Drosophila pseudoobscura strain MV-25-SWS-2005 chromosome X, UCI_Dpse_MV25, whole genome shotgun sequence genomic region, the following are encoded:
- the Herc4 gene encoding probable E3 ubiquitin-protein ligase HERC4 isoform X2, producing the protein MALYCWGDASHGQLGLGGIENEQILLPSQIEFKPDSPVQQIACGHRHTLFLTANGQVYACGNNDHHQLGHELPTKRPRMSPFIPIPELQAYVVIQIACGSRHSMALTEWGQILSWGDNDCGQVGHSTDNDVIELPKILRFLVSRTVVQIACGNNHSLALTSCGELYSWGSNIYGQLGVQSPKDLPHSNAPLRLTTILGIPLATIACGGNHSFLISKSSAVFGWGKNTCGQLGLNDEQNRAYPSQLKSMRTLGVRFVTCGDEYSVFLTNEGGVFTCGAGNYGQLGHGASNNEMIPRMVIELMGSTITQVACGNRHTLALVPSGGRVYSFGLGASGQLGTRNTISQTLPKVVIGPWVSPNGSALMESSEGADKSVVIRKIFSGGDQSIVTTTFYVDKVPPEDLRSYNPKSQILSLTAEATQKCAHIKQSDLDLLQSMEVIFKSQACLNGSFLLSNDKHFGCSARNYGLDLKAAEVAFDHLRSVENESIKQVIWDNVTKELITSLVASPADKESLRVYLLLPLYHEFMNSKHYKTLQAPLASAILKLTENPSKVLHKWLAQTPVDYFERLVNIFLHVVIHIISFKMGLMATSPTLESSQELMPYNADLDVILKVMNVLFIINNSRKERVSYQIFYWPELDWYVNVKQEFVKWIMGSPNEFSICNFSFLFDASAKTSMLQADQVVQMHSAMANAANNGIFNLFNYGMPISHYIVLNVTRENLVQDSLRELQHYSQSDLKKPLKIKFQDEEAEDAGGVRKEFFMLLLKDLLDPKYSMFKELEESRLLWFADVTYETENMYYLIGVLCGLAIYNFTIINLPFPLALYKKLLNKPVDLSDLRQLSPAEANSLQALLDYDGDNFSDTFELNFEISRQVFGVTQTLSLKPNGEDIAVTMENRQEFVELYVDFVINKASEVHYKAFHKGFMKVCSGRVINVFQPEELMAVVVGNEDYDWQALEDNCEYKEGYSSGDETIKWFWEVIHDLSEAEKRNFLLYLTGSDRIPIQGMRALGFTIQPTTDERFLPVAHTCFNLLDLPRYRTKERLKFKLLQAIQQTQGFSLV; encoded by the exons ATGGCCCTGTATTGCTGGGGCGACGCCTCACACGGTCAATTGGGGCTCGGTGGCATCGAGAATGAGCAG ATCCTTCTACCTAGTCAGATAGAGTTTAAGCCCGATTCGCCGGTGCAACAGATTGCCTGCGGACATCGCCACACGCTCTTCCTCACTGCCAACGGTCAGGTGTACGCCTGCGGAAACAACGATCACCACCAGCTTGGCCACGAGTTGCCCACCAAAAGGCCACGTATGTCGCCGTTTA TTCCGATACCTGAGCTGCAGGCCTATGTTGTCATCCAGATTGCCTGTGGCAGCCGCCATTCCATGGCACTCACGGAATGGGGCCAGATCCTGAGCTGGGGCGACAACGATTGCGGACAGGTGGGCCATTCCACCGATAACGATGTCATTGAGCTGCCAAAGATCTTGCGCTTTCTAGTGTCCAGAACGGTGGTGCAGATTGCGTGCGGCAACAATCACAGTCTGGCACTCACGAGCT GTGGCGAGCTCTACTCCTGGGGCTCCAACATCTATGGCCAGCTGGGCGTCCAGTCGCCCAAAGATCTGCCGCACTCCAATGCCCCTCTGCGGCTGACGACCATCTTGGGCATCCCACTGGCCACCATCGCATGTGGGGGCAACCATTCTTTCCTCATCTCCAAGTCCAGTGCAGTGTTCGGCTGGGGCAAGAACACTTGCGGCCAGCTGGGGCTCAATGACGAGCAGAATCGTGCGTATCCCTCGCAACTGAAGTCAATGCGCACGCTGGGCGTGAGATTCGTAACCTGCGGTGACGAGTATTCCGTGTTCCTCACCAACGAGGGAGGCGTCTTCACCTGCGGTGCTGGCAACTACGGCCAGCTGGGGCATGGCGCCAGCAACAACGAGATGATACCCCGCATGGTCATAGAACTGATGGGCAGCACCATCACCCAGGTGGCCTGCGGCAATCGGCACACGCTCGCGCTGGTTCCCTCCGGCGGTCGAGTGTACAGCTTTGGTTTGGGCGCCTCCGGGCAGCTTGGAACGCGTAACACTATAAGTCAGACGCTGCCCAAGGTGGTCATCGGTCCCTGGGTCTCGCCCAATGGCTCCGCATTGATGGAGTCCAGCGAAGGGGCCGATAAATCTGTGGTCATTCGGAAAATCTTCTCCGGCGGAGATCAGTCGATTGTGACGACCACTTTCTACGTGGACAAGGTGCCGCCCGAGGATTTGCGCAGCTACAA CCCCAAGTCCCAGATCCTCTCGCTGACGGCAGAGGCCACACAGAAATGCGCGCATATCAAGCAGAGCGACCTGGATCTCCTGCAGTCCATGGAGGTGATCTTCAAGAGCCAGGCGTGCCTGAACGGCTCGTTTCTGCTCTCGAACGACAAGCATTTTGGCTGCTCTGCACGCAATTATGGACTGGATCTGAAGGCCGCCGAGGTGGCATTCGATCATCTACGAAGTGTGGAGAACGAGAGCATCAAGCAGGTG ATCTGGGATAATGTAACAAAAGAATTGATTACTTCGCTGGTGGCCTCCCCAGCCGATAAGGAGAGCCTGCGCGTGTacctgttgctgccgctgtacCATGAGTTCATGAACTCCAAGCACTACAAGACACTGCAGGCGCCCCTGGCCAGTGCCATACTGAAACTGACGGAGAATCCGAGCAAGGTGCTACACAAATGGCTGGCCCAAACGCCAGTGGATTACTTCGAGCGCCTGGTTAACATATTTCTGCACGTGGTGATTCACATCATCAGCTTCAAAATGGGTCTGATGGCCACCAGTCCAACGTTGGAGAGTTCCCAAGAG CTGATGCCATACAATGCTGATTTGGATGTCATTCTGAAGGTAATGAATGTCCTCTTCATCATTAACAACTCCCGCAAGGAACGTGTAAGCTATCAGATATTCTACTGGCCCGAACTCGACTGGTATGTAAACGTCAAGCAGGAGTTTGTGAAATGGATAATGGGGAGCCCGAACGAGTTTAGCATTTGTAATTTTTCATTCCTATTCGATGCGTCGGCCAAGACATCGATGCTCCAGGCGGATCAAGTGGTCCAAATGCATTCAGCGATGGCCAATGCGGCCAACAAT GGCATCTTCAATCTCTTTAACTATGGCATGCCCATCTCGCACTACATCGTTCTGAATGTGACGCGGGAGAACTTAGTCCAGGACTCCCTTCGCGAGCTGCAGCATTACTCGCAGAGTGATCTCAAGAAGCCGCTGAAGATCAAGTTCCAGGACGAGGAAGCTGAGGATGCTGGCGGTGTGCGCAAGGAGTTCTTCATGCTGCTGCTCAAGGATCTGCTCGATCCGAAGTACAGCATGTTCAAGGAGTTGGAGGAGTCGCGTCTACTGTGGTTCGCGGACGTCACCTATGAAACGGAGAACATGTACTACCTCATCGGCGTGCTCTGCGGACTGGCCATCTATAATTTTACAATCATCAATCTGCCCTTTCCCCTGGCACTCTACAAGAAGCTGCTAAACAAACCCGTCGATCTGAGTGATCTGCGACAGCTGTCGCCGGCGGAGGCCAATTCTCTGCAGGCACTGCTCGACTATGACGGCGATAACTTTTCGGACACCTTCGAGCTTAATTTTGAGATATCACGCCAGGTCTTCGGGGTGACGCAGACGCTCAGCCTTAAGCCGAATGGAGAAGATATTGCCGTCACCATGGAGAACAGACAGGAGTTTGTGGAACTGTATGTGGACTTTGTGATCAACAAGGCATCGGAGGTGCACTACAAAGCCTTCCACAAGGGCTTCATGAAGGTCTGCTCCGGTCGCGTCATCAACGTATTCCAGCCGGAGGAGCTGATGGCCGTGGTGGTGGGAAATGAGGACTATGACTGGCAGGCACTCGAAGACAATTGCGAGTACAAAGAAGGCTACTCTTCAGGCGATGAGACA ATCAAATGGTTCTGGGAGGTGATCCATGATTTATCCGAAGCGGAAAAGAGAAACTTCCTGCTGTATTTAACAGGCAGCGATCGTATACCTATTCAGGGTATGAGGGCCCTCGGG TTCACTATACAACCAACTACCGATGAACGTTTCCTGCCAGTGGCCCATACATGCTTCAATCTGCTGGATCTGCCACGCTACAGGACCAAGGAGCGCCTCAAATTCAAACTGCTGCAGGCCATACAGCAAACGCAGGGATTTAGTCTGGTCTGA